The following coding sequences lie in one Hippopotamus amphibius kiboko isolate mHipAmp2 chromosome 17, mHipAmp2.hap2, whole genome shotgun sequence genomic window:
- the IFT20 gene encoding intraflagellar transport protein 20 homolog isoform X1, translating into MAKDILGEAGLHFDELNKLRVLDPEVTQQTTELKEECKDFVDKIGQFQKIVGGLIELVDQLAKEAENEKMKAIGARNLLKSIAKQREAQQQQLQALIAEKKMQLERYRVEYEALCKVEAEQNEFIDQFIFQK; encoded by the exons ATGGCCAAGGACATCCTGGGTGAAGCAGGGCTGCACTTTGATGAGCTGAACAAGCTGCGGGTGCTGGACCCAGAGGTTACCCAGCAGACCACAGAGCTCAAGGAAGAGTGCAAGGACTTTGTGGACA AAATTGGCCAGTTTCAGAAAATAGTTGGTGGTTTAATTGAGCTTGTTGACCAACTtgcaaaagaagcagaaaatgagaAGATGAAG GCCATTGGTGCTCGGAACTTGCTCAAATCTATAGCAAAACAGAGAGAAGCCCAACAGCAGCAACTCCAGGCTCTCatagcagaaaagaaaatgcagctcGAAAG GTATCGGGTTGAATATGAAGCTTTGTGTAAAGTAGAAGCAGAACAAAATGAATTTATTGaccaatttatttttcagaaatga
- the IFT20 gene encoding intraflagellar transport protein 20 homolog isoform X2, translated as MAKDILGEAGLHFDELNKLRVLDPEVTQQTTELKEECKDFVDKIGQFQKIVGGLIELVDQLAKEAENEKMKVAPKCSFPS; from the exons ATGGCCAAGGACATCCTGGGTGAAGCAGGGCTGCACTTTGATGAGCTGAACAAGCTGCGGGTGCTGGACCCAGAGGTTACCCAGCAGACCACAGAGCTCAAGGAAGAGTGCAAGGACTTTGTGGACA AAATTGGCCAGTTTCAGAAAATAGTTGGTGGTTTAATTGAGCTTGTTGACCAACTtgcaaaagaagcagaaaatgagaAGATGAAG gtagCTCCGAAGTGTTCCTTTCCCAGTTGA
- the TMEM97 gene encoding sigma intracellular receptor 2: MGLLGARRGLEWLLGFYFLSHIPITLLMDLQAVLPRDLYPVELRNLRQWYTEEFKDPLLQNPPVWFKSFLFCELLFQLPFFPIATYAFFKGSCRWIRTPAIIYSIHTMTTLIPILSTFLLEDFSKAGRFRGQGPKTFHERLFLLSVYTPYFLIPLILLLFMLRNPYYKSEEKRKKK, encoded by the exons ATGGGGCTCCTGGGCGCCCGGCGCGGCCTGGAGTGGCTGCTGGGCTTCTACTTCCTCTCCCACATCCCCATCACCCTGCTCATGGACCTGCAGGCGGTGCTGCCGCGCGATCTCTACCCCGTCGAG CTGAGGAACCTGCGGCAGTGGTATACCGAGGAGTTCAAAGACCCTCTACTACAGAACCCCCCCGTGTGGTTTAAGTCCTTCCTGTTTTGCGAGCTTTTGTTTCAGCTGCCTTTCTTTCCCATTGCAACATATGCCTTCTTCAAAG GAAGCTGCAGGTGGATCCGCACCCCTGCAATCATCTACTCGATTCACACCATGACAACTCTGATTCCAATCCTCTCCACGTTTCTACTTGAGGACTTCTCCAAAGCCGGTCGTTTCAGAGGACAAGGACCTAAGACTTTCCACGAACGACTATTCCTTTTATCTGTCTACACCCCCTACTTTCTCATTCCTCTTATACTTCTGCTTTTCATGTTGCGGAACCCCTACTACAAGtctgaggagaaaagaaagaaaaaatga